A single Cryptococcus neoformans var. grubii H99 chromosome 7, complete sequence DNA region contains:
- a CDS encoding high-affinity methionine permease — protein MSGSSSFDEKTYALDHGYKANTFATVNSSSVAEEAGRPHFFIGESSGHGSFVGEQGGNGAQVTIQDVWGAPVEGKNPLGYSVGWWSALFLNITMLIGTGIFSFPSSLLRSLGSVGLTLVYWPIGLFISLAGISVYLEFTAYFPSRSGAEVVYLEQAYRKPRFFFPVAFAVQTVILSFVSSNAIVVAEYIFKMTDHTPSDWESKGVGIAALTIIILPVFLSTNISLRLSNILGITKIITLIIIIIPGLVALGGHFKVVPDPTANFRNAFEGTTNNGYSLSNALVNIIFSYGGYTNSFNVVNEIKNPIRTIKYTANTAVIFVAVLYLLTNIAYFAVLTQEEIKGSTQVTATLFWEKLWGSKVSKGLTILPVLSASSNILNTIVGHSRMIREIGRQGVLPYPKFWATTWPIGTPTGALSAIWFVSLIVIVAVPAGNAFNFIVALQNYPSSFFLALMTLGLFIVRGDRRRLNLPRPEYRSYTIVVLFFLTANTFLIIMPWVPPTGGINNSSFGFFYAASSLTGLGIVFLCGFYYVVWSKFLPKWKGYKLRQTVITLSDGALTHKMVKVRNEDVDAWDATHDPSGRSLNEDEDVVEVKEETLGDLKEQRE, from the exons ATGTCAGGCAGTTCCTCTTTCGACGAAAAAACCTACGCCTTAGATCACGGCTACAAGGCTAACACTTTCGCAACTGTCAACTCGTCCTCAGTcgcagaagaagctggtAGACCCCATTTCTTTATCGGGGAGTCCTCCGGTCACGGTTCCTTTGTAGGTGAACAAGGTGGAAATGGAGCACAAGTGACGATCCAAGACGTGTGGGGTGCGCCTGTCGAGGGTAAGAATCCGTTGGGCTACTCAGTGGGCTGGTGGTCGGCTTTGTTTTTGAATATTACCATGTTGATCGGGACCGgtatcttttctttcc CATCAAGCTTATTAAGATCCCTCGGCTCTGTCGGTTTGACACTCGTCTACTGGCCCATCGGTCTATTCATCTCTTTAGCTGGTATATCTGTTTATCTTGAGTTTACTGCATACTTCCCTTCCCGATCGGGCGCAGAGGTTGTTTATCTCGAGCAAGCATACAGAAAGCCGagattcttcttccctgtGGCTTTTGCGGTGCAGACTGTCATTCTGTCTTTCGTCAGTAGTAACGCTATCG TGGTGGCCGAATATATCTTCAAGATGACCGATCATACCCCATCCGACTGGGAATCTAAGGGTGTTGGTATCGCTGCTCTTAcgatcatcatcctcc CCGTTTTCTTAAGCACCAACATCTCACTCCGTCTCTCTAACATCCTCGGTATCACCAAGATCATCACCCTCATtattatcatcatccctGGTCTCGTCGCCCTCGGCGGCCACTTCAAAGTTGTCCCTGACCCTACTGCCAACTTCCGCAATGCCTTCGAGGGCACGACCAATAACGGATACAGTTTGTCAAACGCTTTGGTGAACATTATCTTCTCCTATGGAGGCTATACGAATTCGTTCAATGTGGTCAATGAAATTAAAAACCCTATTAGGACCATTAAGTATACGGCCAACACGGCAGTCATCTTTGTGGCTGTTCTTTACCTGTTGACCAACATTGCTTACTTTGCCGTTT TGACTCAGGAGGAAATCAAAGGGTCTACTCAAGTTACCGCTACTTTGTTCTGGGAGAAGCTTTGGGGTTCCAAAGTCTCCAAAGGTCTTACTATCCTTCCCGTCCTGAGCGCGTCGAGTAATATCCTCAATACCATTGTCGGTCACTCACGTATGATCCGAGAGATCGGTCG ACAAGGTGTACTTCCTTACCCCAAGTTTTGGGCCACAACCTGGCCTATCGGTACTCCTACTGGAGCTTTGTCGGCTATCTGGTTCGTCTCCTTGATTGTCATAGTCGCTGTCCCTGCGGGCAATGCGTTCAACTTCA TTGTTGCCCTCCAAAATTACCCTtcctcattcttccttgctcTCATGACACTCGGTCTCTTCATTGTTCGCGGGGACCGTCGACGCCTgaatcttcctcgtccCGAGTACCGTTCATACACGATCGttgtcctcttcttcttgactgCCAATACATTCTTAATCATCATGCCTTGGGTACCGCCTACAGGAGGGATCAACAACAGTTCATTCGGATTTTTCTATGCGGCCTCATCTTTGACTGGACTAGGGAT CGTGTTCCTTTGTGGATTCTATTACGTTGTCTGGTCCAAATTTCTTCCCAAGTGGAAAGGATATAAACTCCGTCAAACGGTTATCACCCTCTCCGATGGTGCGCTCACACATAAGATGGTTAAGGTCAGGAATGAAGATGTGGACGCTTGGGATGCTACGCATGATCCTTCTGGAAGGTCGttgaatgaagatgaagatgtggtcgaggtgaaggaggagacaTTGGGAGATTTGAAAGAGCAGCGAGAATGA
- a CDS encoding nicotinate (nicotinamide) nucleotide adenylyltransferase: MASNGFKSPAPVLPAMGLHSFHNDSPPFGGAATSEMPDIPSLFLEPQQHPRPVLSTNPSARQQGPARTASNTSQTISSPQPVSSSPSETPSKAISSLKNIQDPNPHIPTTSSDDELSSTRSRRLISGYIFGNPPLPTGTGPETSAVTAASHTSTAEESRDPMMSRKFSPTLEKARDVDNRMAAELDSPPLTEGSQIDPGDALEMDSTPPRPALESPKPANSDLVSMNEPLSSDVGAGEAKVKRRKSERTRKQETGYDALEGRNDGEADLDLSAPQAEGGGSGAYLAGKAEYRFPRHRLRTKMHDENKIPLVIVACGSFSPPTYLHLRMFEMAKDEIVESQTYEIMAGYYSPVSSYYKKSGLAPAPHRVRMCELAVEHTSTWLMVDPWEAGQPEYQRTAFVLDHFDEMLNGGERGKGGLVMRDGTRRRYKIMLLAGGDLIESFGEPGVWSEPDLHVILGRFGCLIVERAGSDVWAFLLSHDILYHHRRNVVVIKQLIYNDISSTKVRLFVRRGMSIKYLLPNSVIQYIQDNKLYHGSDPKGMIGKH, from the exons ATGGCTTCCAACGGATTCAAGTCGCCCGCCCCTGTCCTTCCCGCCATGGGGCTGCACTCTTTCCACAATGACTC GCCACCATTCGGGGGTGCAGCCACTTCTGAAATGCCAGATAtcccctctctctttctcgaaCCACAGCAACACCCTCGCCCAGTACTTTCGACTAACCCTTCCGCGCGCCAACAAGGTCCTGCTCGTACAGCATCGAACACCTCTCAAACCATCTCAAGCCCTCAACCTGTATCCTCTAGCCCTAGCGAGACCCCATCCAAAGCCATCTCGTCACTCAAGAACATCCAAGACCCCAACCCCCATATACCCACCACATCATCAGACGACGAACTTTCCTCTACCCGATCTCGTCGACTCATATCAGGCTACATTTTTGGTAACCCCCCATTACCCACCGGTACTGGTCCAGAGACTTCTGCAGTCACTGCAGCTTCTCACACTTCAACAGCGGAGGAGAGCCGTGATCCTATGATGAGCCGCAAGTTCAGTCCGACTTTGGAAAAGGCTCGTGATGTCGACAACAGGATGGCCGCGGAACTTGACTCTCCACCTTTGACTGAGGGTAGCCAGATTGACCCGGGAGATGCACTTGAAATGGACAGTACACCTCCGCGACCCGCTCTCGAATCTCCCAAACCTGCAAACAGCGACCTTGTATCGATGAACGAGCCTCTCTCTTCAGATGTTGGAGCTGGGGAAGCgaaagtgaagaggagaaaatCTGAACGGACGAGAAAGCAGGAGACGGGTTATGATGCGCTTGAAGGGAGGAATGACGGAGAGGCAGATCTTGATTTGAGTGCACCTCAGGCggaaggtggtggtagTGGGGCGTATCTTGCGGGGAAGGCGGAATACCGATTCCCTCGACACAGACTGAGAACAAAGATGCATG ACGAAAACAAGATTCCCCTAGTCATCGTCGCTTGTggctccttctcccctcctACTTACCTCCACCTCCGTATGTTCGAGATGGCCAAGGACGAAATTGTCGAGTCTCAGACATACGAAATCATGGCTGGCTACTACTCCCCTGTATCATCATACTACAAGAAATCCGGTCTCGCTCCCGCCCCTCATCGAGTTCGCATGTGCGAGCTCGCCGTCGAACATACCTCCACTTGGCTCATGGTCGATCCTTGGGAAGCCGGTCAACCAGAGTATCAGCGTACAGCCTTCGTACTTGACCATTTCGACGAGATGCTGAACGGTGGCGAACGCGGGAAAGGTGGGCTTGTGATGCGCGATGGGACGAGGAGACGGTACAAGATTATGCTCCTTGCGGGAGGTGATCTGATTGAGAGTTTTGGTGAGCCGGGAGTATGGAGTGAGCCGGATTTGCATGTGATCCTGGGCAGGTTTGGGTGTTTAATTGTGGAAAGAGCTGGCTCGGATGTTTGGGCGTTCTTGCTTTCTCATGATATACTGTATCATCACAG ACGGAACGTGGTCGTTATCAAGCAATTAATTTACAACGACATTTCATCTACTAAAGTCCGATTATTCGTCCGCAGGGGTATGAGCATCAA GTACTTATTACCCAACAGTGTCATCCAGTACATACAGGATAACAAACTTTACCATGGGAGCGATCCCAAGGGGATGATTGGGAAGCATTAG
- a CDS encoding gamma-aminobutyric acid transporter — MTVTAAVMAEICSALPLSGSIYIWAAEAAGPKYARLIGYIVAWWACTAWMTFCASVCQTSANYLLSLLTIYEIPFPGADGLSTSNVKFRAVQWALSEGILGLCIAFNYLPQKSYSWVFKGSMFLMAVDLILNLTWLPVRAHMTYGLRSAKEVFTSQNNGTGAPAGWNWILSFLVAAFSITGFDASGHISEETRSASIKSARGIFASAFFSGLFAFITSVLFLFCTPPLDVWHEFTAQQPFVQVYALALGRGGAVFMTCLAVIGLMLNTSISIVASSRLVFAVARDGVLPLSGWVGKVTEDGRPKNAVTVMTVFGALILCTILPSTVAFTSLVSAAGTPTIAAYALISFCRLVITPNEFKKSKFSLGMWAKPFYVVAFVWNCIVFATYISPFYFPVDARGFNYSVVIFGAVTIFGFLSWLLTKPETWLYQERIKKMKEEAAVEKMEGDKDGQGKV, encoded by the exons ATGACTGTGACTGCTGCCGTCATGGCTGAGATATGT TCTGCACTTCCACTTTCTGGCTCGATCTATATCTGGGCAGCTGAAGCCGCTGGCCCCAAGTATGCTCGAT TGATTGGGTACATTGTCGCTTGGTGGGCTTGTACAGCGTGGATGACATTCTGCGCTTCCGTCTGTCAA ACGTCAGCCAACTACCTCCTATCCCTCCTCACCATCTACGAGATTCCCTTTCCCGGAGCTGACGGATTATCAACCTCCAATGTCAAGTTCCGTGCGGTCCAATGGGCCCTCTCCGAAGGTATCCTCGGTCTCTGCATTGCATTTAACTATTTGCCTCAGAAGTCGTATAGCTGGGTGTTTAAAGGGAGCATGTTTTTGATGGCGGTGGATTTAATTTTGAATTTGACGTGGTTGCCTGTGAGGGCCCACATGACGTACGGATTGAGGAGCGCGAAAGAAGTGTTTACTTCGCAAA ATAATGGTACCGGTGCACCGGCAGGATGGAACTGGATTCTAAGCTT CCTCGTTGCAGCATTTTCTATCACGGGCTTCGATGCCTCAGGCCATATCTCTGAAGAAACCAGATCAGCTTCAATCAAATCCGCCCGAGGCATCTTTGcctccgccttcttctccggcTTATTTGCATTCATCACTTCtgtcctctttctcttctgtACCCCGCCTCTCGACGTTTGGCATGAATTCACCGCACAGCAACCGTTTGTTCAGGTGTACGCTCTAGCTCTCGGCCGAGGGGGAGCAGTGTTCATGACCTGTTTGGCTGTGATCGGTTTGATGCTGAACACTTCTATTTCGATCGTTGCTTCCTCGAGATTGGTGTTCGCTGTAGCCCGTGATGGTGTTTTACCTCTCAGCGGATGGGTGGGGAAGGTAacagaggatggaaggccAAAGAATGCGGTAACAGTCATGACGGTGTTTGGGGCGTTGATTTTGTGCACAATCTTGCCTAGTACGGTGGCGTTTACGAGTTTGGTCAGTGCTGCTGGTACTC CTACTATCGCGGCGTACGCGCTCATCTCCTTTTGTCGACTCGTCATCACTCCCAATGAGTTTAAGAAGAGCAAATTCAGTTTGGGGATGTGGGCGAAGCCCTTCTACGTAGTGGCGTTTGTTTGGAATTGTATCGTCTTTGCT ACATACATCTCCCCGTTCTACTTCCCTGTCGATGCCCGCGGATTTAACTACTCCGT TGTTATTTTCGGTGCAGTGACCATCTTTGGCTTCTTATCGTGGCTGTTGACTAAGCCTGAGACGTGGTTGTACCAAGAGAGGATaaagaaaatgaaagaggaagctgCGGTAGAAAAAATGGAGGGCGACAAGGATGGACAGGGGAAAGTCTAG